The genomic stretch AGATCAGGATGAGACGAGACATGTTTTCAAAATACTATGACGTTGAAGATAGCCATATCGATTTCCAGGGCGTCGTCGATGGCCTCTATTACCCATTCTATATGGAATGGACGCGCCACGCGTTCATGAAAGAATCGTTGGGTATTGATATTGAAGAGGAATTTAAACAAGGGAAAATCTATATGGTACTTGAGTATTCCCTGCGCTTTCGTAAAAGCCTGCAAAAAGGCGATCGGCTAGAGGTTACCTGCCAGTTAGAAAAAAATGAGAAGCGTAACCGCGTCAACTTCGTTCAACACATTAAGGTTGATGGCACCACATATGCAGAAGCCACATTTGTGGCAACCTGCCTGAGTAATGGTCGCCCGTCCATGCCTGAAGCCATCACCAATGCGCTAGCGCTGTAAAAGTCGCATAGTAC from Dickeya zeae NCPPB 2538 encodes the following:
- a CDS encoding acyl-CoA thioesterase, with translation MFSKYYDVEDSHIDFQGVVDGLYYPFYMEWTRHAFMKESLGIDIEEEFKQGKIYMVLEYSLRFRKSLQKGDRLEVTCQLEKNEKRNRVNFVQHIKVDGTTYAEATFVATCLSNGRPSMPEAITNALAL